One window of Cervus elaphus chromosome 2, mCerEla1.1, whole genome shotgun sequence genomic DNA carries:
- the LOC122705289 gene encoding olfactory receptor 8B3-like, with translation MAPGNGSFVTEFILLGLTSQPDLQLPLFFLFEGIYMVTVLGNLGLITLIALNSHLHTPMYFFLFNLSFIDLCYSSVFTPKMLINFISKKNIISYMGCMTQLYFFSFFIISECYVLTSMAYDRYVAICKSLLYNVVMSPKVCFSLMFGSYLMAFSGAMAHTGCMLRLTFYDANIINHYFCDILPLLELSCTSTYVSELEVFIVVGINIIVPSLTIFVSYGLILTNILHISSTEGRSKAFSTCSSHIIAVSLFFGSAAFMYLKPPSAVSMDEGKVSSVFYTNMVPMMNPLIYSLRNKDVKLALRKTLSRRQF, from the coding sequence ATGGCTCCTGGAAATGGCTCTTTTGTGACTGAATTCATTCTGTTGGGATTAACCAGCCAGCCAGATCTCCAACTCCCTCTATTCTTCCTGTTCGAAGGAATCTACATGGTCACTGTGCTGGGAAATTTGGGATTGATAACCCTAATTGCACTGAATTCACACCTACACactcccatgtactttttcctttttaacttgtCTTTCATAGATCTCTGTTATTCTTCTGTATTTACACCCAAAATGCTGATTAACTTCATATCAAAGAAGAATATTATTTCTTACATGGGGTGCATGACTCAGCTCTACTTTTTCAGCTTTTTTATCATTTCTGAATGCTATGTGCTGACAtcaatggcctatgaccgctatgtggccatctgcaagtcaCTTTTGTATAATGTTGTTATGTCCCCTAAAGTGTGCTTCAGCCTTATGTTTGGTTCATACTTGATGGCATTTTCTGGTGCCATGGCTCACACTGGATGCATGCTGAGACTGACCTTCTATGATGCAAACATCATTAACCATTATTTCTGTGACATCCTCCCTCTGCTCGAGCTCTCCTGCACAAGTACCTATGTCAGTGAGCTGGAAGTGTTCATTGTAGTGGGCATCAATATCATCGTGCCCAGTCTCACCATCTTTGTCTCTTATGGTCTCATCCTCACCAACATCCTCCACATCAGCTCCACAGAGGGCCGGTCCAAAGCCTTCAGCACCTGCAGTTCCCACATCattgctgtttctctcttctttggatCAGCGGCATTTATGTATCTCAAACCACCTTCTGCTGTGTCTATGGATGAGGGAAAAGTCTCTTCTGTCTTTTACACCAATATGGTTCCTATGATGAACCCATTAATCTACAGCTTGAGAAACAAAGATGTTAAACTTGCTCTGAGAAAAACCCTGAGTAGGAGACAGTTTTAA